The following DNA comes from Papaver somniferum cultivar HN1 chromosome 4, ASM357369v1, whole genome shotgun sequence.
CAACATAACCTCTTAAAAGCCCAAACTTCAAACCATAACAGTGAATAATTCGACCAAACTCAATATCTGAAAGCTCGGCAGAAGCCGTAACTATCATTGGGATtgtaaaagggttaggaagaatTGATGAAGAATGCATTTTTGAAAAATGCTCAAGTGTGTTTATGTAATCTCCATTGGAGAAATGAGACTTAATAATTGAGTTCCATAAGAATGTGTCTTTATATCCGTTAAAAGAATTGAAAACTTGACTTGATACATTTGGTTTGTTTAAAGATGAGTAAAGAGAGATTAGTTTTGAGGTTATGAAGATGTTATTGGGATTACCACTTGTGATTATAAATGAATGATACTTAACAAGTGTTTTGATATCTATACTAAAGCTTGATAAGAAGTGATCAATGAGATTGGTAAGGTGGTTGGTTTGatgagaaggtggtggtggtggtggtggtgctgatgAATGGAAATACAGTGGTGGAATTGAGAGTGAGAGCCTCTTGTGAAGGCGATTCATAGCTGTGAGTGTGAGACCGATACCCAGTGATATTAACATATTTTAAGTGACATAAACAAGTCAGAGAACTTAATAACAAGAACTGTTTTTCATAGATTATTACAACTTATATTCCATATAACAAAATGCAACTAATTGGCAGAATCGAATTGAGCAGATTCACAAAACAATGCAAAAGGTTTTTCCAGACGGATCATAGCCAAAAAAAACAAAGGATGCAAGCCATCTAGTTGAACACAAAAAGAGCTTGATGGTGAATTATTTTTCAAAAGAAAAGCTTGATGTTCTATCACATAGCAACTATTAAGATCTCATGCTCCTGGTTTTAACTCCGCCTTCATTTCCATTACTCACTGGCTCCTTTGACCTCATGCTCCTGGTTCTCACTCCGCTTTCTGTACAGACATGATCCATGGTTTTCCTTCTCTTGGATGCCCGCTTTGCGTTAGTCTCACTTGTAGGAGTCTGCAAGCTTTTCGTTCCACGTGTACGAGTTCCTAAATTCATTGTACCATCTTTTGCATTGTCATTCACCTCATCATTTTTATCACCTGTATCAGTAactttgttttgtttcttttgcTCATGCTTCTTAACAACCGGAGTGTGAAAGGTTTCTGTTTCACTTTTAGTAGTTGCAGCTTTTTTTACACCTTTTGCATTCTCATTTACCCCATCAGGTTTGTCACCAGAATCATTTACTTTGGTTCGTTTCTTGCTTTGCTCAAGCTTGATATCAACTGCACTTTCCTCaatttctttttcatcttctgcTACTTCAGAATCTTCGCTTACGGTTTCAGCGTCTTCTAGCACATCCTCAGCCATCTCTTCTGAGGCACTCTCTTCACTTATCTCTGGATTCTCCTCCGTCTCATCAATATTCTCATCTGGCTTAGACTGAAGAGATTCAATCACATccatcaactctctattaacctGACAATGTAAAAAAAGGTTCAGCAGACAAGTAAACACATTTGTATTCACAAAGTATACATGAAAAAGAGTTTTACAGGGCCCAGCACCAAAAATTGAGCTTGCAGTATGCAGATAGTGTCAGGATTTACCCTATATCTTATGGAAACCACAATCGAGATATGCACTGTACCTGAGGGTTTTGAACAAAATCAGAGATGTCATTCGGACAAGAGGGACACTTCATGACAGTTTTTTGTGCTCGGAGCGTCCGTCTCCCCTGACAAGTTCTTTGCTTCACGAATTCCTGGCCAGAAAAGGCACCTTCCAAACACGGCTTGCAAAAGTTGTGAGCACAAGGGGTTGTAAGCGGAAGAGTCATCACCTTCCGACAAATCAAACAGCTGAACTCTGCATCATTAGCCAAAGAAACATATTGAACTGAAGTTTTTACACAATTATTTCGGTTCGAATATCTGATGTTTCTCCTGGGCACCACCCTGAATCAGAAAGCATATGATGGAACTTGAAAGAAAGACATAGGACTACACACCTTTGAGGAGTTTCTCTCTTACAGTCAAGTTTTTTGCTTGCTTTATGGCTCTCCTTGCCCTCTTTCTATCCTCTGGATTTTCACTGTCCATAGGTTTTCTGCTTAATGGAGGACTTCTTTTCCACTTCCAGCAACCTTCTTCCTCCTGACAAACATGAAAACTAAGTTAAGTAATGTACAGTTCAACATAGCCAAAAGAATCTAAGAGCTCAGATGGTAAaaagaacataaaatacataataaaAGAGTCAAAACAACTGTCCTCTTGACTAATGTATTGTACCCAATGTCCTGAGTACCACAAATatcatttattattttccttttgatCCACAAAAAAACATTAATAGAAAGAAACAGGGTTGGTTAAAGTTCTATCTTGAAACAAGAAGAAGCCACGGCGGCGTCGGGGAAAAAAGTGGGTGGAAGGCAAgaaagcctactacaaactagtaTGTTCACTATCTGAGCAGAATTTAGAACACCAAAATGCTAAAACACAGAAAAGTAACCAAACTCTCAATTATCACCACACTACAGATAACGACTTGAAATGCAGGTCCTGGTATCCCCATAAGAACTATTGGACTTGATGTAGCATAACAAGAACAGGGCCTTTATCAATGAAGATCCTATCCTATTGTTAATGAAAGTCAGTTACCATCTACAAGACAAAAAGAATAAAAGGAAGATAAGAATTTGCTCACATCATAATCCCAAGATGGTTGTTCCTTTCTTTCTGTGATGTCAGTTGCCTGCTTTAATTCTTTAATGACAGGTAAAGGTCTAGGGCGGTCACCATGCTCATCGCTGCAATAAAATTGTAGCAGACAAGTAAAAGAATGATCTTTTTGAGAGGAGGTTTTATTAGAAAAATGGAATCACAGAACTGGTTAAAATGTGAAAGCTCATACCTTGTCCATGGTGCAGGTTCGTTATCACATCGCACAAATAAGTATCTACAAACCTTAAAACCCTGAGACAGAAAACATCATCAGAAGACCTTACAAACCAAGACACACAACTCAATTGACATACATGGATTTTGGAATGTTTAGTAACCAACAGAAAGTAGCTAACAAACCTGGATTCCAGTTTTGCGCCAACACTTCTCTATCCTGTAAACTCCATCATACCGAACCCCAGTTTCAGGAGCATAGGAAGAACGCTTCTCTTTGTGGGATCTACAAGTCATAAAGTAAACAAAGGTTAAGCAAATGTAGCATAAACAACAGTTGCCTCAGCAAAttgataagacatcaacataactATTTTGACAACTAGGAGCAATCCTGAATGGCAGCTAGTGATTTTTAATAACAGGAAAAAAACACGCAAATGGGGACTTTCAAGTAGTTGAAGATGATTCACGCAACAGATAATAACTATTAAAAACAAAGAATGTCTACCATCGCTTACCTCACCACTCGAACTGGATAACCTTTCTTGCAACTAAGTCGAAGTGCCTCATTCATTTTCTCAAACTTCTGGTCAAAGGACTGGTCCTTATTTGTTCGTTTATTTCCACTTAAATCTCTACCCCCACTGTCACCACGAAcatcaacaaagaaaagaaagaatgcATCAAAATCACATGGCATAAAATCAGAACCTGGTCATCTGAATGTATAacaaaaaagaggaagaaaaagaatcTATTTTCATGGCTAAGAAGAAGCTTGAAAATTGCTTGCTCCACTTACaccaaatcttcataaagccaGTACATGAACCGTCAAAACCAGCTAACAGTGTTCATAAGAAAGACAAAAAGTTCTTATAGCAAAAAAATGATAATCAGAGGAGTCGACATGGATGCTTGAGATTCATACCTAGGTAGAAACCTTAACCGATTGTGATAAATGAAAATACGAAACTAGAACCTACCTAAGTCACTAGATTTTAGAAGGAAGTATATGAAGCAAACAAAATTGGTGGGCTGAGCTCAAACACTTAGCCAAGACAACTGGTAATGTCAACAGTCTAGATACTACGAGTGAGTTCAAATACAGAACCTTCCAGTGTAGAGGAACCACTCTCCATGATCTTCGTCGTCTTTGTAGCCTCCTGAAAGTGCCACTGACTGAGCACCGTGCCCTGATTGTCCAGCGATCCCTGCAACATGAGGAAGGTGGGCACCCCACTGTCTACATTCCATTCTATCCTCCCAAGATTCCCCAACTAACACACCCTGCTTTCTATCTGGATCATTCTCAGCAAGTATAGGCCCAAAATGATCTGGTGCAGTCGTAACAAATATCTTCCCGCTGCAGGCATTAGCCTTTCCAGTTTTCTTTGCTCGTTCAGTCGTGTATGCCTTATCAGGTTTGTTCTGGTTGTGCACAAAATGCTGAACTTTCAGTGGACCAACTACATTAGATGATCTTGACATCCTCGCCATTCGAATGGCTATAACAACAGCAGAATTGATACGAGGTTCACTTGCCATCTTGGGAGGAATAGGATTGCGACACTTTGCACAAGTGCGCTTTCCTTGACCAATCCATTTTTGAAAGCATTTTAAGCAAAAATTGTGCCCACATGGTGTCTGAAACAAGAAAAACACCCTTAAACAGTCACTAAAACAATAAAATCACCTAATTAAACCCGAGAAAAACATCATAAGAATGCAACATAATTCATTTTATCAATCAAATCTAGTTCCCATTCTGAACTACACCGCATCCG
Coding sequences within:
- the LOC113271397 gene encoding E3 ubiquitin-protein ligase ORTHRUS 2-like, with translation MAHNSQLPCDGDGICMKCKQKPSGEEETLACKTCITPWHVNCLTSPPQTLTSTLQWECPDCDAENHKLPFSSPAAPPVESGNLIAAIREIESNQLLTDQEKAKKRQELLSRGGKSGSDLDGADKNNKKKDGDNDVLDLFDDFNCSFCMQLPERPVTTPCGHNFCLKCFQKWIGQGKRTCAKCRNPIPPKMASEPRINSAVVIAIRMARMSRSSNVVGPLKVQHFVHNQNKPDKAYTTERAKKTGKANACSGKIFVTTAPDHFGPILAENDPDRKQGVLVGESWEDRMECRQWGAHLPHVAGIAGQSGHGAQSVALSGGYKDDEDHGEWFLYTGSGGRDLSGNKRTNKDQSFDQKFEKMNEALRLSCKKGYPVRVVRSHKEKRSSYAPETGVRYDGVYRIEKCWRKTGIQGFKVCRYLFVRCDNEPAPWTSDEHGDRPRPLPVIKELKQATDITERKEQPSWDYDEEEGCWKWKRSPPLSRKPMDSENPEDRKRARRAIKQAKNLTVREKLLKEFSCLICRKVMTLPLTTPCAHNFCKPCLEGAFSGQEFVKQRTCQGRRTLRAQKTVMKCPSCPNDISDFVQNPQVNRELMDVIESLQSKPDENIDETEENPEISEESASEEMAEDVLEDAETVSEDSEVAEDEKEIEESAVDIKLEQSKKRTKVNDSGDKPDGVNENAKGVKKAATTKSETETFHTPVVKKHEQKKQNKVTDTGDKNDEVNDNAKDGTMNLGTRTRGTKSLQTPTSETNAKRASKRRKTMDHVCTESGVRTRSMRSKEPVSNGNEGGVKTRSMRS